The Acidobacteriota bacterium DNA segment TCGGGATCGAGCCCCGTCGCGATGCACGGGCCGAGCGGCGCGAACGTGTCGAAGCCCTTCGCGCGCGTGTAGCGCCCGTCCTTCTTCTGGAGCTCGCGCGCCGTCACATCGTTCATGCACGTCAGGCCGAGGATGTGCGACAGCGCGTCGGCTTCCGACACGCGCGTCGCGCGGCGCCCGATGACCACCGCGACTTCCGACTCGTAGTCCACGCGGCCCACGCCGTCCGGGATCACGATCGACTGCCCCGGATCGACGATCGCCGTCGAGGGCTTGAGGAAGATCAGCGGCTCGGCCGGCAACGGTTTGCCCTGCTCGGCCGCGTGGTCCTTGTAGTTCAGGCCGATGCACACGATCTTCGACGGGACGACGGGGGCGAGCACCGACGCCGGTGCCTCGACCTCCGCGCCGGCACGCCACGTGCCGAACGGATCGCCGTCGAGCGCGCGGTACGCGCCCTGCTCTTCGACCACGTACCCCGCCGGGGTCCTGAAGATCCTCGCCACTGATGCCTCCCTTACCTGGCGCTTTCGCGCACCCGATTGCTCTCGGGGCTCGCGTTGGCCGGCGTCGCCCTGTCGACGGCCACCACGGCGTACGTGTAGATCACGCCCGGCTGCGCGGTCGCGTCCCTGTAGGTCGCCTCGACGATCGGCGACTCCGTGATCGGGCGCAGCGCTTCACCCTCGACGCCGCGCAGCACCAGATAGCCTGCCAGATCTGGCGCCATCACGGGTTCCCAGATGAGCGACACACCACCGCCACTGCCGACCGCCACGAGCCCGGTAGGTGCCGGCGGCGGATACGTGTCCGCCGCGGTGACGCACGTCGGCGCCGAGAGCGGACTCTCGATCGCGATCGCACCGCGCTGCTCCACGCTGCGTACGGCGTAGCAGCGCGGCACACCAAACACCATGCGCGCGTCGACGAACGTGGTGTCCTCGATCGGCTCGACGCTGATCGGCGTGGGCGGTGGCCCACCAGCGGTGCCGGGCGGAGGCACCTCGTACACACGGAAGGTGTGCGCAGGCCCGTAGGTCACGATCGGACGCGCCGGCAGGCGTGCATCCATGTCCTTGGCCGCCATCGCCGCGCCGTACGATGCCGCCGTCACGGTGGCCTGGATCGGGCGCTGTAACCCCGGCGGAATGGTCCACGCGATCGTGAAAGCCGTCGCGTCGTGGGTCACGCTGGGCGCGGGCGGCGCGGGCGGCGCGGGCCCGAGGGGGACCGCAAGCGCCGTCGACTGCGTGCCAGGCACACCACGCGTCGAGTACGGCAGCGCGATGTAGTGGCGGGCCGCACTCGTGTCGGGCATCGGCCACAGCAGCGTGCGCCCGCTGCCCTCCGTCGACGGCACCGGCGCCTCGTCGACATCGTCGCCGACCTCGGCGCGCAACTTCGCGATCTTCGCGGCGTCGGGGTGAGCGAAGCGTTCGGCGCGCAGCGCGTCGGTGAGCGTCTCCTCGACGAACACGACGGTGCCTTGCACGGGACGACCGTCGGCCGGCGCGGGTGTCGGAGGCGGTGGCGCATTCTCCGCCTCGTCGCCCTCGACCACGATGGGCGGAGGCTGCACCTCGATACTGCCCACGCGCGTCAGCAGCGTGGAGATCTCCTTGGGCGTCAGCGGACGCCCGAGCGGGCCTTCGGGCCGGCCCGTCACGGCATACACGTCGACGCGCGCGAGATTGGCCGGCGTCGAACCGTCGGCGTTGACCGCCGGCAACGTGAACCGCAGTTGGACCACGTCGCCGAGTCGCGTGGCGGTGAGATCCGAGACGGCGGCCGGCACGGGGCGGAGCGGGGCCAGCGGGGGCCCCTTCTTGCCGCACCCCACGACCGTGAGGACGACACTTGCGAGGACGAGGCTGAACAGGAACGGGCGGACGGGACGCACGGGCTCCCTATCGTACTCTGTGGGCGACGGACTGTTGCTTCGCGGGGACAGGCGGCAGCGACACGGCCGCCGTCATCAGCCTGCATATGGAGCAGGCAGCCCTGGCAGAATTGTTGCAGCGACGTGAAGCGGACAACCATCGGAGGTCTGCCCATGAAGCGCACGTTCCTCACCTCTCTCGTCGCCGCCGGATTCCTGCTCGCGAGCAGCTCGCCTGTCGCCTGGGCCGATCAGCGTCCGCGCAACCCGGGCGGGGGCAGCTCGGGTGGGTCCTCCAGCAGCTCAGGGGGATCCTCGAGCCGCGGCGGGTCATCGAGCAGTTCAGGCGGGTCGTCATCGAGCAGCGGCAGCACCGGTCGTGTGGCGCAGCCGCGTGGTGGCGGGGGCGCGTCATGGGGCGGCGGCGGGAGCACCGCCTCCCGGCCGAGCCAGCCGTCATCGTCGGGCCGTCGTCCGGCACGGGTGTCCGGCGGTCGCGACGGGTCGTCCGTGGGGGCGATTCCTCCGTACTCCCGTGCGCGCAACGGCGCGCCCGTGACGGGCTATGGCGTCCCGCGCGGGTCGGTGGCCACGTTGCCTCCGATCATCAGCGGCCCGATCTACTGGGGTCCGAACGACTGGTACTTCTACCCATGGGGGTACGGCGGGCTGACCCTCGGCTACCTCTGGGATCCGTGGATGTGGGGCGGCTACTACGGTGGGAGCACGTGGAGCGATCCCTACTGGAGCGGCGGCGCGACGGCCGGCGACGACTTCGACGATGACGACTTCGACGATGACGACTTCGACGATGATGGCGGCGCGTACGCGGAACGGACGGATGGAACGAGAGCGCCGAACCCGCTCGACGCGCGCCTGCCGACCGGCAGTCTTCGCCTGAAGGCGCAGC contains these protein-coding regions:
- a CDS encoding fumarylacetoacetate hydrolase family protein, whose translation is MARIFRTPAGYVVEEQGAYRALDGDPFGTWRAGAEVEAPASVLAPVVPSKIVCIGLNYKDHAAEQGKPLPAEPLIFLKPSTAIVDPGQSIVIPDGVGRVDYESEVAVVIGRRATRVSEADALSHILGLTCMNDVTARELQKKDGRYTRAKGFDTFAPLGPCIATGLDPDALAIEGLLNGQVRQQSSTRELIFPVATLIAYISRIMTLLPGDIVSTGTPAGIGPLAPGDEFVVCVEGIGKLCSPVTGQ
- a CDS encoding PEGA domain-containing protein; this encodes MKRTFLTSLVAAGFLLASSSPVAWADQRPRNPGGGSSGGSSSSSGGSSSRGGSSSSSGGSSSSSGSTGRVAQPRGGGGASWGGGGSTASRPSQPSSSGRRPARVSGGRDGSSVGAIPPYSRARNGAPVTGYGVPRGSVATLPPIISGPIYWGPNDWYFYPWGYGGLTLGYLWDPWMWGGYYGGSTWSDPYWSGGATAGDDFDDDDFDDDDFDDDGGAYAERTDGTRAPNPLDARLPTGSLRLKAQPRDAEVFVDGFYAGRVDDFDGARQRLKITRGVHTIELSAPGYETVTLNVTVVPGDDQTISATLKRR